The region GGACAACACCCGGGACGGTCGCTCCTCGTCGTACTCGGCAATCAACTCGGAAACATCAGCCTGCGGTTTGGTCGACACGCGCACCCCTTCGTGCCGCGCGGAAAACCCGATAACCGGAAGCTACTTGTGCCACCCACCACAGCAATAGCCCCACCGTCTAAAGGGACTGTAAAGACCACAACAAGGTCAAACTCCACTCTCAACGGCGACCCCCCTCAGGCCGACCCGCCCCACGCCCTCAGAGTCGTGTTCTCCCCGTATGGCCTGCCCGCAGGGCAACCGCGCTTGGTCAGGGAGTGCAAGCACGCTCTTCGCTTGCGCTCCCTGACCAAGGGTGGTGGTCTTTGACAGGCCATACGGGGAGAACACGACGGTCGCTCTTCTCCCCCGGAGGCCTGCCCAGCGGCGAGCGTCGCCCTAAAACCGCAGCTCAAAGCCTTACCGGCCGACTCACGGCCGGCCTCCGGCCCCCAACACCATCATCCCACGCCCCACCGACAATCAACGCTCCCGCGCCACCACCAGCCTCACAGCAACCCCACGCAGCAACCCCTCGCAGCAGCCCCTCACAGCAGCCCTCCTCCACAGCAATCCCTCGCTGTAGCCCTCCGCAGTCCGCACAGCAGCCCCCTCACCCCCACAGCGGCCTCCGGCAGCCGGCTAACCCCGTCACACCACGCGGCGGTCCTCGTAGCACCAGCGCCAGTCCTCGCCCGGTTCGAACGAGCGCATCACCGGGTGGCCCTCGGCGTGGAAGTGCGCCGTGGCGTGTCGACGGGGGCTGGAGTCGCAGCAGGCCACGTGGCCGCAGACGAGGCACATCCGCAGGTGGGCCCAGTTGTGTTCATCCGCAGCCAGGCAGTCCGTGCAGCCCTCTGCCGTGGACGGCGAGACCGACTCTGGCAACGTGGCGACGTGAGGACAGGTCATACCCGCCATCATCACGCAAGATTGCCGCATGCACGGTCCGGAACTGCTCCTGCTCCTGCTCGTCACCGCGGTCGCCCGGCGCTTGTCCGCGCCCGCTCCGCTGGTCCTGGTGGCCACCGGCCTGGCCGTGTCCTTCATCCCCGGCCTGCCGACCTTCGAACTCGAACCCGAGCTGATCCTGGTGCTCGTCCTGCCGCCGCTGCTCTACTCCGCTGCCCTGGACAGCTCGTACCACAACATCCGCGCCAACATGCGGCCGATCGGGCTGCTCGCGGTGGGGCTGGTCATCGCCACGACCGCCGGGGTCGGCTGGGTCGCGCACCTCGCCCTGCCCTCGCTGTCCCTGCCCGCCGCGCTCGTGCTCGGCGCGGTCGTCGCGCCGCCGGACGCCGTCGCGGCCGTGGCGATCGGTCGCCGGCTCAACCTCCCGCGCCGCACGATGACGCTGCTCACCGGCGAGAGCCTGATCAACGACGCCACCGCGCTCACCGTCTACAAGGTGGCCATCGCCGCCGCACTCGGCACCACCGCCACCTGGCTGGACGGCACCCGCACGTTCGTGATCAGCGCCGGTGGCGGCGTCCTGGTGGGCCTGGTGATCGGCCTCGGCGTGTGCAAGATCCGGGCGCACCTGCACGACGGCGTGATGGAGAGCTCGCTGGGGATGCTGGTCCCGTTCGGCGCGTACCTGTTCGCCGAGGAACTCGGCGCGTCCGGCGTGCTCGCCGTGGTCGTCGCGGGCCTCTACATCGGCCACCAGGCACCGAAGAGCTCCTACTACACCCGACTCCAGGACACCGCGGTCTGGCGCTCGGTGGACGTCCTGCTGGAGTCCTTCGTGTTCGCGCTGATCGGCCTCCAGCTCAAGACCATCGTCCTGGACGTCGAGATCACCTCGGCCCTGGTCGGCGGCGCAGCGGCCGTGCTGGTCGCGACGATCGCCGTCCGCTTCGTCTGGATGTACCCGGCCGCCTACCTGCCCCGCTTCCTGTCCAAGCGGATCCGCGCCCGCGAGAGGGCACCGGGTTGGCGCGGGGTCACCGTGCTGTCCTGGGCCGGGATGCGCGGCGTGGTCTCGCTGGCCGCCGCGAGCGCGCTCCCGCTCGACCTGCCCGGCCGGGACGTGATCGTGTTCTGCGCGTTCGTGACCACCGTCGGCACGCTCCTGCTCCAGGGTCTCACCCTGCCGTGGGTGATCCGCAAGCTCGGCTTCCACGGCGACGAGGAGCAGGCCGACGCGCTCGCCGAGGCCCAGGTGCAGCACGCCGCCGCGCAAGCCGCCGTGGACCGCTTGGACGAGCTGACCGGCGAGGGCGACCAGACCCCCTACCACATCGTGGAGCGGCTGCGGATCATGGCCGAGCACCGCGGCAACGCGGCGTGGGAACGCCTGGGCCGCCAGGAGGACGAGAGCCCCGCCGCCTCCTACCGCCGACTGCGCCGCACCATGCTCGACGCCGAGCGCCAGGTCTTCATCGAAGCCCGCGACAGCGGCCGGATCGACGACGAGGTGCTGTTCCGCGTGCTCCGCGAACTCGACCTCGAAGAAGCCGCCATCGCTCGCGAGTAGCCAGCCACCCTCCCACCACACGACCCACCCACGACCCGCCCACACCGTCACCCACCCACCACCCCACAACACCCACACCCACACCCCACGCGTTCACGATGACGTGGTTTGCACTTCACCCTGACGTGACGAGGGCGTCGCGGTGCGCAACAAGGCTCCGCGGGTCTGGTTCGCGGAACAGGGAGGTCGGCGATGGTGCGCACGAGGATCGTCTGGGCTGCGCTCGCGGCGCTCGCGGTGGCAGGGGCGGTGACCTTGCCCTCGGCGTCGGCGCACGAGGACAGCGCGGCGGGCGTGCACCGCCCCAAGGGCCCGACCGTCATCGGCCACCGGGGCGCGTCGGGCTACCGGCCCGAGCACACCCTGGGCGCCTACGAGCTGGCGGCGCGGATGGGCGCGGACTACGTCGAGCCCGATCTGGTGTCCACAAAGGACGGCCAGCTGGTCGCCCGGCACGAGAACGAGATCGGTGGCACCACCGACGTCTCGGCCAAGCCCGAGTTCGCGGGCCGCAAGACCACCAAGGTGATCGACGGCGCGTCGATCACCGGCTGGTTCACCGAGGACTTCACGCTCGCCGAGCTGAAGACCCTGCGCGCCACCGAGCGCATCCCGGACGTCCGGCCGCGCAACACCCTCTACAACGGCCGCTACGAGATCCCCACGCTCCAGGAGGTGGTCGACCTCTCCCGCCGGCTCTCCCGCGAGCTCGGCCGGGACATCGGCATCTACCCGGAGACCAAGCACCCCACCTACTTCCAGGAGATCGAGCTCCCGCTGGAGCAGAAGCTGGTGGACGTGCTCAACCGCAACGGGCTCAACCGGCCGGGCGCGAAGGTCTACGTGCAGTCCTTCGAGGTGGCCAACCTCAAGGCGCTCAAGAAGAAGCTCCGCGTCCCGCTGGTGCAGCTGGTCAACTCCTCCGGCGCGCCGTACGACTTCGTCAAGGCCGGCGACAAGCGCACCTACCGCGACCTCGTCACGCCGGCCGGCCTGCGCGAGATCCGCACCTACGCCTCGGGCATCGGCGCGGCCAAGGACCTGATCATCCCGCGCAACGCCCAGGGCTCCCTGCTCGCGCCCACCACCCTGGTGAAGGACGCGCACGTGCGTGGCCTGATCGTGCACTCCTGGACGTTCCGCAACGAGAACGCCTTCCTGCCCGCCGACCTCCGCTCCTCCACCGACCCGGCCGCGTACGGCCGGGCCTTCGAGGAGTACGCCAA is a window of Saccharothrix espanaensis DSM 44229 DNA encoding:
- a CDS encoding glycerophosphodiester phosphodiesterase, with product MVRTRIVWAALAALAVAGAVTLPSASAHEDSAAGVHRPKGPTVIGHRGASGYRPEHTLGAYELAARMGADYVEPDLVSTKDGQLVARHENEIGGTTDVSAKPEFAGRKTTKVIDGASITGWFTEDFTLAELKTLRATERIPDVRPRNTLYNGRYEIPTLQEVVDLSRRLSRELGRDIGIYPETKHPTYFQEIELPLEQKLVDVLNRNGLNRPGAKVYVQSFEVANLKALKKKLRVPLVQLVNSSGAPYDFVKAGDKRTYRDLVTPAGLREIRTYASGIGAAKDLIIPRNAQGSLLAPTTLVKDAHVRGLIVHSWTFRNENAFLPADLRSSTDPAAYGRAFEEYAKFYATGLDGVFADNPDTAVEARSSR
- a CDS encoding Na+/H+ antiporter, which translates into the protein MHGPELLLLLLVTAVARRLSAPAPLVLVATGLAVSFIPGLPTFELEPELILVLVLPPLLYSAALDSSYHNIRANMRPIGLLAVGLVIATTAGVGWVAHLALPSLSLPAALVLGAVVAPPDAVAAVAIGRRLNLPRRTMTLLTGESLINDATALTVYKVAIAAALGTTATWLDGTRTFVISAGGGVLVGLVIGLGVCKIRAHLHDGVMESSLGMLVPFGAYLFAEELGASGVLAVVVAGLYIGHQAPKSSYYTRLQDTAVWRSVDVLLESFVFALIGLQLKTIVLDVEITSALVGGAAAVLVATIAVRFVWMYPAAYLPRFLSKRIRARERAPGWRGVTVLSWAGMRGVVSLAAASALPLDLPGRDVIVFCAFVTTVGTLLLQGLTLPWVIRKLGFHGDEEQADALAEAQVQHAAAQAAVDRLDELTGEGDQTPYHIVERLRIMAEHRGNAAWERLGRQEDESPAASYRRLRRTMLDAERQVFIEARDSGRIDDEVLFRVLRELDLEEAAIARE
- a CDS encoding UBP-type zinc finger domain-containing protein gives rise to the protein MTCPHVATLPESVSPSTAEGCTDCLAADEHNWAHLRMCLVCGHVACCDSSPRRHATAHFHAEGHPVMRSFEPGEDWRWCYEDRRVV